In Symmachiella dynata, the following are encoded in one genomic region:
- a CDS encoding peptidylprolyl isomerase codes for MAEATTTVQQDDIIARLKLSGAWFAAAAELEFEGLISKVAADEGVAVSDDELQSEFDAFRADLDLFKAEETNAWLADSGITVEQVEAMLESNILQAKLADKLIDDAQIDAHYNQNPAAFDYAEISQLVVDNSGAAGELALSIREEGEDFAALAAEHSLDDSTSSDGGYLGLISREEAGGLPGDIADRIFAASESEVIGPFEVPGGGHLIIRVEEVGKHELDDDLRAVLRGQLFDAHMAQLADN; via the coding sequence ATGGCGGAGGCAACGACTACAGTGCAACAGGATGACATTATCGCGCGGCTGAAATTGAGCGGGGCATGGTTTGCAGCTGCAGCCGAGTTGGAATTTGAAGGTCTCATCAGCAAAGTCGCTGCCGACGAAGGAGTGGCAGTCAGCGATGATGAATTGCAAAGCGAATTCGACGCGTTTCGCGCTGATTTGGACCTGTTCAAGGCCGAAGAAACCAACGCTTGGCTGGCCGATTCCGGTATCACCGTCGAGCAGGTTGAAGCGATGCTTGAATCCAATATCTTGCAGGCCAAATTGGCGGACAAACTGATCGACGACGCACAGATCGATGCGCACTACAACCAAAACCCAGCCGCGTTCGACTATGCAGAAATCAGCCAACTGGTCGTCGACAACTCCGGTGCCGCTGGAGAATTGGCGCTGAGCATTCGCGAAGAAGGTGAAGATTTCGCCGCCTTGGCTGCTGAGCACTCGCTGGATGATTCGACCAGTTCCGATGGGGGCTACTTGGGACTGATTTCTCGTGAAGAAGCGGGCGGACTGCCGGGCGACATCGCCGATCGGATTTTTGCTGCTTCTGAGTCCGAAGTGATTGGTCCCTTCGAAGTGCCGGGCGGCGGTCATCTGATCATCCGTGTCGAAGAAGTCGGCAAACACGAATTAGACGATGACCTGCGGGCTGTCTTGCGGGGCCAGTTGTTCGATGCACACATGGCCCAATTGGCTGACAATTAA
- a CDS encoding PQQ-binding-like beta-propeller repeat protein — protein MSLPMQSMWRSRRAAWTVLMLMLGSLLPCTVGLAQQFIPGGPVQAMAPADAFPQHSKLGRQLLMAQEELAAKNYRVGLRRLGLIVGSEPVRGTPDNQPLSEDHFYSATPDDLATFGSLKAAAREIIAALPADGLEVYEDLYGRMAQAELQAASAAGDFEKMAEIARRYFHTAAGYEAAYQVAAHHMDHGRPMAAVRIFGELLKQPRATQRWEPMLSTKAAICWARAGRASEAADILAALKQQQPADHILLGGARKPLFPDPAAEAGSLPEIYGPAQSTGRRNDDLRMLGGNPTRNQFQAESFPFLRPTWRSAVSDNTGVLEVLNHWKRALAEAEDLSIPAIRPLQVDDLLLVKILGDEANPTGSKIRAYDVQSGAVRWETAADATYDPMPPSPTYNGGPSPGVEKIKRNTVAEQRAWHDHTFADLASDGESVYSVEELDVFRTSNGMITAPLRVYNLLCAYDLQTGKALWEVGGGPGEIALPLAGTFFLGPPLPLDGRLYVIAEQDRHIRMLVLNPQNGELLWSQSLFVVNAGRQSLVLDVWRRVAGLSPAYSEGLIICPTGVGGVVAFDVESRELQWHFTYENASGPARTTRRFAASPSSHRMMPGQEGQRWLNTTPLIAEGRVLIAPQDARQLYCIDVLTGELLWRKQQVDRLQIVGVHDGNVVVLGKHELELFQLETGEPVFKAPIPIPSPSGRAVLCGENVLVPLSSGELVVIDLASGSIVNRAATPDGTVPGNLLCLPDAVVSQGLTEMAVYEDFSRAKQRIAARLQENPADLQALLASAEIAQQEGDLAGAITGFRQVAAATNNLAAQTQLLDLLLQGLQTDFATYQNQTAEIRNLLQVVQPEAANSSENATDSVVGALDPIQQDAALLTQPDRRGLFLRSLGEGFAAQGNPAAALEAYLEYSSTGRGDWFDEVRPGWGIRRDQWFAARLSELLHGASAEQKAILDQQAEQEFSTAINPIQSEQLRRFVVRYGNHPLVSKALRAMVDATADGIHPLESEFALLRLRRSTDEQTVAFATAKLAALSIDFGRYSDAAGYLQELRSLWAETPILDKKTGNELVESWSTDPLVAERLSDKSPWLMGRVDVVDEKKIQQSRSIAQPVNVLEVRERHSPPLALQWSMTNGSTTATLTARDGNTTPVWNVDVPTGDGGRINFNSYARACGDLIVLMSGNEILAVDALGWQSGTGVDDAQVSTGQVLWRKYLRGPYPRRGVARRSNNSWGFDPRGRQLGVLGPVTTEGVFYRSGRSIFAVATMTGETLWQRGGVDRNSRLFADEDRLMVVSGDGKTVKYFRMTDGAELGTRDYIPGKQLIAAVDGNVLSLAFANDQLVIQQQHLWSGDMLWKREFHQRSHFTRVGHDEIAVFSPEGRLTVLNITDGTTVFETDLEYPPETKSIAVFPADDIYTVIVNHPVPGRRGRTAVPGNSRQLQVNGTVHGIERRTGELLWSETVVGQAFDRRHPSDIPLLFFANRVVSRVRTGRFSFAVLCLDKRTGKPVYKINSRSGQVLNYEADPEAQTVTLDLGRSLLRFTFTDEPITPQQGDPAAEPSE, from the coding sequence ATGAGTCTTCCTATGCAATCGATGTGGCGCAGCCGACGCGCAGCGTGGACAGTGCTGATGCTGATGCTGGGGAGTTTGCTCCCGTGCACCGTTGGTCTAGCCCAGCAATTCATTCCGGGCGGACCCGTTCAAGCGATGGCGCCCGCTGACGCCTTTCCGCAACACTCGAAACTCGGGCGACAATTGCTGATGGCGCAGGAGGAACTGGCGGCGAAGAATTATCGCGTCGGCTTACGTCGCCTGGGGCTGATCGTGGGCAGCGAACCGGTCCGCGGCACTCCTGACAACCAGCCGCTCAGCGAGGATCATTTCTATTCTGCAACGCCCGACGATCTTGCTACGTTTGGAAGCCTCAAAGCAGCCGCGCGTGAAATCATTGCCGCGCTTCCCGCCGACGGACTCGAAGTCTACGAGGATCTGTATGGCCGCATGGCACAGGCGGAATTGCAGGCGGCCAGCGCAGCGGGTGATTTCGAAAAAATGGCAGAAATCGCGCGGCGGTATTTTCATACCGCGGCCGGTTACGAAGCGGCTTATCAAGTCGCCGCACATCACATGGATCACGGACGCCCCATGGCAGCCGTGCGGATTTTTGGAGAATTGCTCAAACAGCCCCGCGCCACCCAGCGCTGGGAACCGATGTTATCAACCAAGGCGGCCATATGCTGGGCGCGGGCGGGGCGGGCCTCCGAAGCGGCGGATATTTTGGCGGCGTTAAAACAGCAGCAACCAGCGGATCACATTCTGCTGGGGGGCGCTCGGAAACCCTTGTTTCCCGATCCAGCAGCCGAGGCGGGGAGTCTCCCCGAAATTTATGGTCCCGCCCAATCAACAGGTCGGCGGAATGACGACTTAAGAATGCTGGGAGGCAATCCAACTCGAAATCAGTTCCAGGCTGAAAGCTTTCCGTTTCTGCGGCCCACATGGCGATCGGCCGTGTCAGATAACACTGGCGTCCTCGAGGTTCTGAACCATTGGAAACGCGCGCTGGCCGAGGCGGAGGATCTAAGCATTCCCGCCATCCGTCCGCTACAGGTCGATGATCTATTGCTTGTTAAAATCCTCGGCGACGAAGCGAATCCGACCGGATCGAAAATCCGTGCCTACGATGTCCAGAGCGGTGCTGTTCGTTGGGAGACGGCGGCCGATGCCACCTACGATCCCATGCCACCGAGTCCGACCTACAATGGCGGTCCCTCGCCCGGTGTTGAAAAAATCAAACGAAATACTGTTGCCGAGCAACGCGCTTGGCATGATCACACTTTTGCTGATCTGGCCAGCGACGGCGAGTCAGTCTATAGCGTCGAAGAATTAGACGTCTTTCGGACCTCCAACGGCATGATCACCGCGCCGCTGAGGGTTTATAACTTACTGTGCGCCTATGACCTGCAAACCGGAAAAGCTCTCTGGGAAGTCGGCGGCGGTCCGGGAGAGATTGCGCTTCCGTTGGCTGGGACATTTTTCCTCGGCCCCCCCCTGCCCTTGGATGGACGTTTGTACGTGATCGCCGAACAGGATCGTCACATCCGGATGCTGGTGCTCAACCCGCAAAACGGTGAACTGTTGTGGTCGCAAAGTCTCTTCGTGGTCAATGCCGGTCGGCAATCCTTGGTGCTGGATGTCTGGAGGCGAGTGGCCGGTCTGAGTCCGGCATACTCTGAAGGTTTGATCATTTGTCCCACGGGAGTGGGAGGCGTTGTTGCGTTTGACGTGGAAAGCCGCGAACTTCAATGGCATTTCACCTACGAAAATGCTTCCGGCCCGGCCCGGACAACACGGCGGTTTGCCGCGTCCCCTTCATCGCACCGCATGATGCCCGGCCAAGAAGGTCAACGCTGGTTAAATACCACACCGTTGATCGCCGAAGGGCGCGTGCTGATCGCACCGCAAGATGCGCGGCAATTGTACTGCATCGATGTCCTCACCGGCGAACTCTTGTGGCGCAAACAGCAAGTCGATCGGCTGCAAATCGTGGGGGTTCACGATGGAAACGTCGTTGTGTTGGGCAAACACGAACTTGAACTGTTTCAGCTCGAAACAGGCGAACCAGTTTTTAAAGCGCCGATTCCCATCCCCTCCCCCAGTGGACGTGCGGTGCTTTGCGGTGAGAACGTTCTGGTGCCGTTGAGTAGCGGCGAACTGGTCGTGATTGATCTAGCGTCGGGATCGATCGTGAACCGTGCAGCAACACCTGACGGTACGGTCCCCGGGAACCTGCTCTGTTTGCCTGATGCGGTTGTTTCGCAGGGGCTCACGGAGATGGCGGTTTATGAAGATTTCAGCCGCGCTAAACAACGCATCGCCGCACGCCTTCAGGAAAACCCTGCTGACCTGCAAGCGTTGCTGGCCAGCGCAGAAATCGCACAACAAGAAGGCGATTTGGCGGGGGCGATCACCGGTTTTCGTCAGGTCGCAGCAGCCACCAACAACCTAGCTGCCCAAACCCAGTTGCTCGACTTGTTGCTGCAAGGATTACAGACCGATTTTGCCACCTATCAAAATCAAACAGCGGAAATCAGGAACTTATTACAAGTCGTTCAGCCCGAAGCTGCCAACAGTTCGGAGAACGCCACTGATAGTGTTGTCGGTGCTCTCGATCCTATTCAGCAAGATGCGGCGTTACTGACCCAGCCGGATCGGCGGGGACTCTTCCTGCGCAGCCTGGGAGAAGGGTTTGCCGCTCAAGGAAATCCAGCCGCCGCGTTGGAGGCTTATTTGGAGTATTCCTCCACGGGACGCGGGGATTGGTTCGACGAGGTGCGGCCCGGTTGGGGGATTCGTCGGGACCAATGGTTCGCGGCACGGCTGTCGGAACTGTTGCACGGTGCGTCGGCCGAGCAAAAAGCCATCCTGGACCAACAGGCAGAGCAGGAATTCTCCACTGCAATCAATCCCATTCAGTCGGAACAGTTGCGTCGTTTTGTTGTTCGCTATGGCAACCATCCGTTGGTCAGCAAAGCCCTGCGCGCGATGGTCGACGCCACCGCCGATGGGATACACCCGTTAGAATCCGAATTCGCTTTATTGCGCTTGCGCCGCAGCACCGATGAGCAGACCGTGGCGTTTGCGACCGCGAAATTGGCCGCCTTGTCGATCGATTTTGGCCGGTACTCCGATGCAGCCGGCTACCTGCAAGAATTGCGGTCACTCTGGGCCGAGACGCCCATCTTGGATAAGAAAACAGGCAATGAACTGGTCGAATCCTGGTCCACCGATCCACTGGTCGCCGAACGACTGTCCGACAAATCCCCTTGGCTGATGGGCCGCGTTGATGTGGTCGATGAGAAAAAAATTCAACAGTCGCGCTCCATCGCGCAGCCGGTCAATGTGTTGGAAGTCCGCGAACGGCACAGTCCGCCGCTCGCGCTGCAATGGTCCATGACAAACGGATCGACCACCGCGACCTTGACCGCCCGAGACGGCAACACAACACCGGTCTGGAATGTCGATGTTCCCACCGGCGACGGAGGCCGAATCAATTTCAACAGTTACGCGCGCGCCTGCGGCGACTTGATAGTGTTGATGTCGGGCAACGAAATTCTCGCTGTGGATGCCCTCGGCTGGCAAAGCGGCACGGGAGTGGATGATGCTCAAGTCTCCACCGGACAGGTGCTGTGGCGCAAATACTTAAGGGGGCCGTATCCTCGTCGCGGCGTCGCTAGGCGTAGCAACAATTCTTGGGGCTTTGATCCACGGGGCCGCCAACTGGGCGTACTGGGTCCGGTGACAACTGAAGGCGTGTTCTACCGATCGGGTCGATCCATTTTTGCTGTGGCCACCATGACCGGAGAAACGTTGTGGCAACGGGGAGGCGTGGATCGTAATAGCAGGTTGTTTGCCGATGAAGACCGATTGATGGTCGTCTCGGGAGACGGGAAAACGGTCAAGTATTTCCGAATGACAGACGGAGCTGAATTGGGAACTCGCGACTATATTCCCGGAAAGCAACTGATTGCCGCCGTCGACGGAAACGTATTGAGTTTGGCATTTGCCAACGATCAATTGGTCATTCAGCAACAACACCTTTGGTCAGGCGACATGCTATGGAAACGGGAATTTCACCAACGCAGCCACTTCACGCGTGTGGGACACGACGAAATTGCGGTGTTTTCACCCGAAGGGCGACTGACGGTGTTGAACATCACGGACGGGACGACAGTCTTTGAAACCGATTTGGAGTATCCGCCAGAAACCAAATCGATTGCGGTATTTCCAGCCGACGACATCTATACGGTGATTGTCAATCATCCTGTGCCGGGGCGCAGGGGTCGCACCGCGGTTCCCGGCAATTCTCGACAATTGCAGGTCAATGGAACAGTGCATGGCATCGAACGTCGTACAGGAGAGCTGCTTTGGTCGGAAACAGTTGTCGGCCAAGCATTTGATCGGCGGCACCCCAGCGACATTCCGTTACTGTTCTTTGCCAATCGCGTCGTTTCCCGCGTCCGCACCGGCCGCTTCTCCTTTGCCGTACTCTGTCTGGATAAGCGGACCGGCAAACCGGTCTACAAGATCAATTCCCGCAGTGGACAGGTCTTGAATTACGAGGCAGATCCAGAAGCGCAAACCGTCACGTTGGACCTCGGCCGGTCCCTGCTCCGCTTTACGTTTACCGACGAACCGATCACTCCGCAACAGGGCGATCCTGCGGCAGAACCGTCAGAGTGA